The proteins below are encoded in one region of Archocentrus centrarchus isolate MPI-CPG fArcCen1 chromosome 13, fArcCen1, whole genome shotgun sequence:
- the mrps23 gene encoding small ribosomal subunit protein mS23, translating to MAGSRLEKCGTVFTRVRDLIRSEVIKPKEKPIWYDVYKAFPPKRDPLHVKPNPRPSAKKQGVVPEIFYSEDEIRARFYELYGTGSRPVDLSKSNFVSTCQRFVDKYTELKNRSVPGNASLFEETAKTLLTEGIILRRRGGPPVLAESRDPVLELKLTDMLAEQHPAGTDTQKTTEDKS from the exons ATGGCGGGGAGTAGACTGGAGAAGTGCGGCACGGTGTTCACAAG GGTTAGAGATTTGATACGCTCTGAAGTCATAAAACCAAAGGAGAAACCCATCTGGTATGATGTGTACAAGGCCTTCCCCCCAAAGAGGGACCCACTTCACGTGAAACCAAATCCCAGACCGTCTGCTAAGAAACAGGGAGTTGTGCCTGAAATCTTCTACAGTGAGGATGAAATTAGAGC gagaTTCTATGAGCTGTATGGAACAGGTTCACGGCCTGTTGATCTCTCCAAATCAAACTTTGTTTCTACATGTCAGCG GTTTGTGGACAAGTACACAGAGTTAAAGAACCGTAGCGTGCCGGGTAACGCTTCTCTGTTTGAGGAGACCGCGAAGACTTTACTCACAGAAGGTATCATCCTGAGAAGGCGAGGAGGGCCTCCT GTTTTGGCAGAGTCCAGGGATCCAGTGCTTGAGCTGAAACTAACAGACATGTTGGCAGAGCAACATCCAGCTGGGACTGACACACAGAAGACAACAGAAGATAAATCTTAG